CTCGGCGAGCGCGAACACCTTGCGCCCGTACTCCACGGAGTGGTTGTACGACAACACACCGTCCCACCAGCCCTCGCCGGTGGTCAGGTCCCGGCCGTGCGAACACAGGTAGAAGGCGGCGGACAACGCGGCGTCATCGATCTGCTGCGGGTCCGCCCTGCCGTCGCCGGAGGCGTCCACCCCGACCCGCGCCCAGGTGCTCGGGATGAACTGCATGGGCCCCACGGCCCGGTCGTAGTCGGGGTCACCGTCGAGCGCGCCACCGTCGGTGTCGGCGACCACCTTCACCCCCGGTGCGCCGTCGAGCGCAATCCCGACGATCGGCGGTGACGGCCGCCCGTCCTCGCCGAGCACCGCCCCGCCGTAGCGTCCGTGGTCCGACTCCACCCGGCCGATCCCGGCCAGGGTGGTCCACGTCAACCCACACCCCGGCAACTCCTCATCGACGATCAGCTCGGCGTTGCCGTAGGCCCGCAGGGCGCGGGCGGGGACACCGACGGCGGGAGCGAGGTGAGCGGCCCACTCGTCGAGTGTCGTGATCCGGGGACCGCCGTCCTCGCGCCGCGGTCCCGTGTCGCTGTCGCGGTCCGGCGCCTCGCTTCCCGGCTCGACGTCGGCGGGCTCGATGCCCAACGCGGG
The window above is part of the Saccharomonospora glauca K62 genome. Proteins encoded here:
- a CDS encoding lytic transglycosylase domain-containing protein gives rise to the protein MAEPDVTPDAPTSPSPAGLRRPVFTRLLVLAAVFAVGVGGVWAVATTMRPPAGPTSTGIPALGIEPADVEPGSEAPDRDSDTGPRREDGGPRITTLDEWAAHLAPAVGVPARALRAYGNAELIVDEELPGCGLTWTTLAGIGRVESDHGRYGGAVLGEDGRPSPPIVGIALDGAPGVKVVADTDGGALDGDPDYDRAVGPMQFIPSTWARVGVDASGDGRADPQQIDDAALSAAFYLCSHGRDLTTGEGWWDGVLSYNHSVEYGRKVFALAEHYADLARPVLAELGGTDER